In Sporosarcina luteola, a single window of DNA contains:
- the rpsF gene encoding 30S ribosomal protein S6 has product MRKYEIMYIIRPTVEDEAKKALITRFDDILTSNGAEIIESKEWGKRRLAYEIDDLREGYYQLVTANADTAAIDEFTRLANINEAIIRHMAVRLDN; this is encoded by the coding sequence ATGAGAAAGTACGAAATCATGTACATCATCCGTCCAACAGTAGAAGATGAAGCGAAAAAAGCATTGATCACTCGTTTCGATGACATCCTAACTTCAAACGGAGCGGAAATCATCGAGTCGAAAGAGTGGGGCAAGCGTCGTCTTGCATACGAAATCGACGACTTGCGTGAAGGCTACTACCAATTGGTAACAGCTAATGCAGACACTGCAGCAATCGATGAATTTACACGTCTTGCGAACATCAACGAAGCTATCATTCGTCATATGGCTGTTCGTCTGGACAACTAA
- a CDS encoding DUF3267 domain-containing protein, with amino-acid sequence MNNITEPDKIIEIDLPTVAKSGMLLTILTLIGLLVVDGLIQQELSFTFSIRNVLYFIVGYIFLIILHELFHLLGFRVFGNVPWKSMIIGMNLKLGIAYATTNRLMTNRAIQKALLLPFWTTGVVPAMIGLVTSNGIWLGLAAFLIGGAAGDFAMHKELKKFPDDWLVKDDPELPKLYLFKPDRNIQ; translated from the coding sequence ATGAATAATATTACTGAACCAGACAAAATCATTGAAATCGACTTACCCACGGTTGCTAAGAGTGGCATGCTGCTTACCATTCTGACGCTCATTGGATTGCTGGTTGTAGATGGTCTTATACAGCAGGAACTATCTTTCACTTTTTCCATCCGGAATGTTCTGTATTTCATTGTCGGTTATATATTCTTGATAATTCTTCATGAGCTTTTTCATCTTCTTGGTTTCAGGGTGTTTGGGAATGTACCTTGGAAGAGCATGATTATCGGAATGAATCTCAAGTTGGGTATTGCTTATGCTACGACCAATCGGCTGATGACGAACCGGGCTATTCAGAAAGCGTTATTGCTTCCTTTTTGGACGACTGGCGTAGTACCAGCGATGATTGGATTAGTTACGAGTAATGGCATCTGGCTTGGTCTAGCCGCTTTTCTCATTGGCGGGGCTGCGGGTGACTTTGCAATGCATAAGGAACTGAAAAAATTCCCGGATGATTGGCTTGTAAAAGATGATCCCGAGTTGCCAAAGCTCTATCTGTTCAAACCTGATCGAAATATACAGTAA
- the ychF gene encoding redox-regulated ATPase YchF yields MALTAGIVGLPNVGKSTLFNAITKAGAEAANYPFCTIDPNVGIVEVPDERLQKLTELVVPKKTVPTAFEFTDIAGIVEGASKGEGLGNKFLSHIREVDAICQVVRCFDDENITHVSGKVNPIDDIEVINLELILADMESVDKRLTRVSKMAKQKDKDSMAEEPVLMKLKDAFENEKPARSVELTPEEFQLIKGMHLLTIKPMLYVANVSEDEIADAEENEYVKTVREFAKQDNAEVIVVSAKVEEEMAELDDEEKAMFLEELGIKESGLDQLIKASYHLLGLATYFTAGVQEVRAWTFRKGMKAPQCAGVIHTDFERGFIRAETVAYDALVEAGSMAAAKEAGKVRLEGKEYIVQDGDVMLFRFNV; encoded by the coding sequence ATGGCGTTAACAGCAGGTATCGTTGGTTTGCCGAACGTCGGAAAGTCGACTCTATTCAACGCAATAACGAAGGCGGGAGCAGAGGCTGCCAACTATCCGTTCTGTACAATCGATCCGAACGTCGGGATTGTAGAAGTGCCCGATGAAAGGCTTCAAAAATTAACAGAGCTTGTCGTACCGAAAAAGACAGTGCCGACAGCTTTTGAATTCACAGATATTGCAGGGATTGTAGAAGGGGCGAGCAAAGGGGAAGGATTAGGAAATAAGTTTCTCTCCCATATCCGCGAAGTCGATGCAATCTGCCAAGTCGTCCGTTGTTTTGACGATGAAAATATTACACATGTATCAGGGAAAGTAAATCCGATTGACGATATCGAAGTCATCAACTTGGAACTGATCCTTGCTGATATGGAAAGCGTGGACAAGCGATTGACACGCGTCTCCAAAATGGCAAAGCAGAAAGACAAGGATTCAATGGCTGAAGAACCAGTGCTAATGAAGTTGAAGGATGCTTTCGAGAACGAAAAGCCTGCTCGATCCGTTGAACTGACGCCGGAAGAATTCCAGCTCATCAAAGGAATGCACCTGTTGACGATTAAGCCAATGCTCTACGTTGCAAACGTATCCGAAGATGAAATTGCGGATGCGGAAGAAAACGAGTATGTCAAAACGGTCCGTGAATTTGCCAAGCAGGACAATGCAGAAGTGATTGTCGTCAGTGCAAAAGTCGAGGAAGAAATGGCTGAATTGGATGACGAAGAGAAGGCGATGTTCCTTGAAGAGTTAGGCATCAAGGAATCTGGCCTCGATCAACTCATCAAAGCATCTTATCATCTACTAGGACTCGCCACATATTTCACAGCAGGCGTTCAAGAAGTCCGCGCATGGACATTCCGAAAAGGGATGAAAGCGCCGCAATGTGCAGGCGTCATTCACACAGACTTCGAACGCGGCTTCATCCGGGCAGAAACAGTGGCATATGATGCGCTTGTAGAAGCAGGCTCCATGGCAGCTGCAAAAGAAGCAGGCAAAGTCCGTCTGGAAGGTAAAGAATACATCGTCCAAGATGGAGACGTCATGTTATTTAGATTTAACGTGTAA
- a CDS encoding DUF951 domain-containing protein, which yields MEKEFQLKDVVEMKKPHPCGTNAWKIIRMGADIRIKCEGCGHSVMIPRNEFAKKMKKVLVKAEAEQN from the coding sequence GTGGAGAAAGAGTTTCAGTTGAAAGACGTCGTGGAAATGAAAAAGCCGCATCCATGCGGAACAAATGCTTGGAAAATCATCCGCATGGGTGCTGACATCCGGATCAAATGCGAAGGCTGTGGCCATAGTGTAATGATCCCACGAAATGAATTTGCAAAGAAGATGAAAAAGGTGCTTGTCAAAGCGGAAGCTGAACAAAATTAG
- a CDS encoding mechanosensitive ion channel family protein: MTNALLESMKRMFLDEETERIGRFIFSEETWFHIGMLAIKIFFIITLAILVVHVGKYIIRRIFRIKLKGPIRKEERREQTLHKLLENALSYIVYFSAILAVLQEFNIDVKGLLAGAGVLGLAVGFGAQSLVKDVISGFFILFEDQFSVGDYVKIGTAEGRVEEIGLRTTKIKNFTGEIFILPNGTIAQVVNYSLKNSLAIVDVTIPFELGVEKVEKSIEAYLKSMSKDNPDLLGNPKLIGAHDFTEDSVIERIIVETKPMRHFDTARNISMGIKKHLEQEGIEIPYPMLVSKSFDNQ, from the coding sequence ATGACAAATGCATTACTAGAGAGTATGAAAAGAATGTTCCTAGATGAAGAAACGGAGAGAATCGGCAGGTTCATCTTCTCTGAGGAAACATGGTTCCATATTGGAATGCTTGCTATTAAGATTTTCTTTATTATCACACTAGCTATACTTGTCGTTCATGTCGGCAAGTATATTATTAGAAGGATTTTCAGAATCAAATTAAAAGGACCTATTCGTAAAGAGGAGCGACGGGAACAGACCTTACATAAACTACTCGAGAACGCGCTCAGCTATATCGTCTATTTTTCTGCAATCCTGGCTGTTCTACAGGAGTTTAACATCGATGTGAAAGGGCTTCTGGCAGGAGCAGGGGTTTTGGGGCTCGCTGTCGGTTTTGGAGCGCAAAGCCTTGTGAAAGACGTCATTTCAGGATTCTTCATCCTATTCGAAGACCAATTTTCAGTGGGGGATTACGTTAAAATTGGCACGGCTGAAGGCAGGGTGGAAGAAATCGGTTTGCGGACAACGAAAATTAAAAACTTTACAGGTGAAATTTTCATATTGCCGAATGGAACAATTGCACAAGTCGTTAATTATTCATTGAAAAACTCATTGGCCATTGTAGACGTCACTATTCCATTTGAACTTGGCGTCGAGAAAGTCGAAAAGTCGATCGAAGCTTATCTTAAGTCGATGAGCAAGGACAACCCCGATCTTTTAGGAAATCCGAAATTGATTGGTGCTCATGATTTCACGGAGGACTCAGTCATTGAACGGATAATCGTGGAAACGAAACCGATGCGTCATTTCGATACTGCAAGGAACATAAGCATGGGCATAAAAAAACATTTAGAGCAGGAAGGAATCGAGATTCCATATCCTATGCTCGTGTCAAAATCATTTGATAACCAGTAG
- the yyaC gene encoding spore protease YyaC, with protein sequence MHTTLSTEYDYRLHYNETGAVWKLSTYFLEQIPFHEDSLTFFCIGTDRSTGDALGPLTGSHLAESLLFPFNVVGTLEKPLHALNLQQQLDELQSREPSSFIVAIDACLGRSDSIGHLLFHQGPLYPGKAVGKELPPVGNLSIKGVVNISGFMEQAVLQSTRLHLPFEMSRIISRSLQLAYGRFKTGNERLSQ encoded by the coding sequence ATGCACACAACACTTTCCACAGAATATGATTATCGTCTTCATTATAATGAAACCGGCGCAGTTTGGAAGCTCAGCACTTATTTCCTTGAACAAATCCCTTTTCATGAAGATTCTTTAACCTTCTTTTGTATTGGAACGGATCGATCCACGGGAGATGCATTAGGTCCGTTGACTGGATCCCACTTAGCCGAATCGTTATTATTTCCATTCAACGTCGTCGGGACATTGGAAAAGCCTTTACATGCTCTTAATTTACAACAACAATTGGATGAACTGCAATCGAGGGAACCATCCTCTTTCATCGTTGCAATTGATGCATGCTTAGGTAGAAGCGACTCAATCGGCCACTTGCTATTTCATCAAGGGCCTCTCTATCCCGGCAAAGCCGTCGGAAAAGAATTACCACCCGTCGGTAATTTATCCATCAAAGGTGTCGTTAACATTTCAGGTTTCATGGAACAAGCTGTCCTGCAGAGCACACGACTGCATCTTCCTTTTGAGATGAGCAGAATCATTTCCCGTTCTCTTCAACTTGCCTATGGAAGATTCAAAACAGGTAATGAACGACTGTCACAATAA
- a CDS encoding DUF554 domain-containing protein, which translates to MILFGSIVNAFLIVVGALLGRFLYNIPERMKETVMYGIGLAVTAIGIQMTFESTQILIVIISIVIGAIIGEWMNLDDKINELGKWIERKLPSKKEGPGIAQGFVTATLIFVVGSMAIIGAIDSGLRSDHDVLIMKGIIDGFTSVILSSTLGIGVMVSAVPVFLYQGLITLFSTQISRFVPDDLLQFFISEMTATGGLMIVGIGLNLIGITKIRVANLIPGIAVVGIIVTVVHYLF; encoded by the coding sequence ATGATTTTATTCGGTTCGATTGTAAATGCCTTTCTTATCGTGGTCGGAGCTTTGCTTGGCCGTTTTTTATATAATATCCCTGAACGGATGAAAGAGACTGTCATGTACGGAATCGGATTGGCGGTCACAGCAATCGGCATTCAAATGACATTTGAAAGCACCCAAATTTTGATTGTCATCATTAGCATCGTTATTGGAGCAATCATTGGGGAATGGATGAACCTCGATGACAAAATAAATGAATTGGGAAAATGGATTGAACGGAAGCTCCCATCGAAAAAAGAAGGACCTGGTATTGCCCAAGGATTTGTCACTGCAACACTCATCTTCGTTGTCGGCTCAATGGCCATTATTGGAGCAATTGACAGTGGATTACGAAGTGACCATGATGTGTTGATCATGAAGGGAATCATAGATGGATTCACCTCTGTCATCCTTAGCTCCACGCTTGGCATTGGAGTCATGGTTTCCGCAGTTCCGGTATTCCTCTACCAAGGCCTCATCACACTATTTTCAACGCAAATAAGCCGCTTTGTACCGGATGACCTATTACAATTTTTCATTTCAGAAATGACAGCGACAGGCGGTTTAATGATCGTAGGAATTGGATTGAATCTAATCGGCATAACGAAAATCCGGGTGGCGAACCTCATTCCTGGCATCGCCGTCGTCGGTATTATTGTGACAGTCGTTCATTACCTGTTTTGA
- a CDS encoding ParB/RepB/Spo0J family partition protein: protein MAKGLGKGLNALFPDESLTKAESIENIRLKSITVNPYQPRKIFDENAIHELSESIKEHGILQPIIVRKVGTMYEIVVGERRFRAAKIAGLAEIPAVVRQLTDEESMELAILENLQREDLTPIEEAEAYQKLMDNLSLTQEQLAFRLGKSRPHIANHIRLLSLPEKVRNLITDGKLSMGHGRTLLGLRKKEQILLIAEKTINEGLNVRQLEKLVHKLNENVPRETKPEKKNIFIEEQESHLRKYFGTNVTIKKSKNKGKIEIEFFTEEDLERILELLNE, encoded by the coding sequence ATGGCTAAAGGTCTTGGAAAAGGATTGAACGCTTTATTTCCGGATGAGTCGTTAACGAAAGCAGAGTCCATCGAGAACATTCGTCTGAAAAGTATTACAGTGAATCCGTACCAGCCAAGAAAGATATTTGATGAGAATGCAATCCATGAGTTAAGTGAATCAATCAAAGAACACGGAATTTTACAGCCTATCATTGTCCGAAAGGTAGGGACAATGTATGAAATTGTAGTAGGTGAAAGACGATTCAGAGCTGCTAAGATTGCAGGGTTGGCGGAGATTCCGGCAGTCGTCCGTCAACTGACAGATGAAGAGTCGATGGAATTAGCGATTCTTGAAAACTTGCAACGTGAAGATTTAACGCCGATTGAGGAAGCAGAAGCTTATCAGAAACTAATGGATAACCTTTCTCTTACACAGGAACAACTAGCATTCAGACTAGGTAAAAGCCGGCCACATATAGCAAACCATATCCGATTGCTCAGCTTGCCTGAAAAGGTGCGCAACTTGATTACAGATGGGAAACTATCAATGGGGCATGGGCGCACATTGCTCGGACTCCGAAAGAAGGAGCAAATTCTGTTGATTGCAGAAAAAACAATCAACGAAGGATTGAATGTCCGTCAATTGGAGAAGCTAGTCCATAAGTTAAATGAAAATGTTCCACGTGAAACAAAACCAGAAAAGAAAAACATTTTCATTGAAGAGCAAGAGTCGCATTTGAGGAAATATTTCGGTACGAATGTGACGATAAAGAAATCAAAGAACAAAGGTAAAATCGAGATTGAGTTTTTCACAGAAGAGGATCTTGAAAGAATCCTGGAACTATTGAATGAATAA
- a CDS encoding ParA family protein, whose product MGKIIAIANQKGGVGKTTTSVNLSACLAHIGKKILLIDADPQGNATSGVGVNKGDVHQCIYDMLIDDVNIKEVIHQTKMENLDIVPATISLAGAEIELVSTISREVRMKHAIQEAKELYDYIIIDCPPSLGLLTINSLTAADSVIIPVQCEYYALEGLSQLLSTIRLVQKHLNEGLSIDGVLLTMFDARTNLGIQVIDEVKKYFQDKVYGTIIPRNVRLSEAPSHGEPIIIYDSRSRGAEVYLELAKEVVHNG is encoded by the coding sequence GTGGGTAAAATTATAGCCATTGCCAATCAAAAAGGAGGAGTTGGTAAGACAACCACTTCGGTAAATCTTAGTGCTTGCCTTGCTCATATCGGCAAAAAAATCCTATTGATAGATGCCGATCCGCAAGGGAATGCGACGAGCGGGGTAGGGGTCAATAAAGGTGACGTACATCAATGTATTTACGATATGTTAATCGATGATGTCAATATAAAGGAAGTTATTCACCAGACGAAGATGGAAAACTTGGATATCGTTCCGGCAACCATTTCTTTAGCTGGGGCCGAGATTGAACTCGTTTCAACCATTTCAAGGGAAGTGCGGATGAAACATGCAATCCAAGAAGCGAAGGAATTGTATGATTATATTATTATTGACTGCCCGCCTTCTTTAGGATTATTGACTATCAATTCTTTGACTGCTGCAGACTCAGTCATTATCCCGGTTCAATGTGAGTATTACGCATTGGAAGGATTGAGCCAATTACTAAGTACCATCAGGCTTGTCCAAAAGCATTTGAATGAAGGTCTCTCGATTGATGGCGTGCTATTAACAATGTTCGATGCCAGGACAAATTTAGGGATTCAAGTCATTGATGAAGTGAAAAAATATTTTCAAGATAAAGTGTACGGAACGATTATTCCACGAAATGTACGATTGAGTGAAGCGCCAAGCCACGGAGAGCCGATCATCATTTATGATTCAAGATCGAGAGGCGCGGAAGTATATTTAGAGCTGGCAAAGGAAGTGGTGCACAATGGCTAA